AGGACTGGACCCAGAAGAAAGCCTTCGCCGGCCAGCGCTTCCCCAAGGACTACCCGGTCGACTACTGATCTCAAACCGCGTAGGGTGGACGGCTCTGCCGTCCACGCGTTCAACCACCGGCAATTCAGACGCGATTCGGGGTCAGAGCACAACTCCACGGAGAGCAGCAATTCGGGGTCGGAGCACAATTCCACAGTTCAAGCCGCTGCACCTTCTCGAAATGTTTCTTGAGCTATTACCAAAAATTTTGCTCTGACCCCGGTTTGATGCCAAACAAGCCAGCGCAATCTCTCATATAGGTGCAACTAACCGACAATATCGAAAAACACAAAAAAGCAACCACCAGACCAGTGGCCCAACATATCGCTTCCGTCATCCGCGCCGCGCAGCCTCGATCGCCGCCACGTCGATCTTGCGCATCGTCATCATCGCCGCGAACACGCGCCGCGCCACCGCCGGGTCCGGGTCGGCAAGCCCATCGGTCAGCACGCGCGGTGTGATCTGCCACGACATGCCCCATCTATCCTTGCACCAGCCGCATTCGTTTTCCTCACCGCCATTGCCGACGATCGCATTCCAGTAGCGGTCGGTCTCGGCCTGGTCCCCGGTCGCCACCTGGAACGAGAACGCCAGCGTATGCGGCACGCCCGGCCCGCCGTTCATGCCGATGCAGGGTATCCCGAGCACCGAGAATTCGACCACCAATACGTCACCGGCCTTGCCGGAAGGGTAGTCGCCGGGCGCGTGCCGGACGGCGCCAACGGCGCTGTCTGGAAACGTTTCGGCGTAGAACCGGGCGGCGTCCAGCGCGGCGCCGTCGTACCAGAGGCAGATCGTGTTCTTGCTGACCATGTTTGTTCTCCAAGAATGACAAAGGGATCAGGGGACAGACACGTCACATTACCCGTTTTGCCGAGCGCCCGCCGGCTTTTCGGCGCCTTGCGGCGTGGCATGCACGCCAACCGCATCACCCCGGCCGCGACATCTTGAACAGCTGCTCCGGCCCGATGCTGAAATAATCCGCCGGCCCGCCGCCGCGCAGGATCGGCGCGGCCGCGGCGGTGTCGTACACGCCATCCTTCAGCAGGCTGCGGTCGATATGCACGCCCACCACCTCGCCCAGCACCAGCCAGGTCGGCACCGTCGCGCCGTCGGCGCGCTGCAATTGCACGATCTGGGTCAGCCGGCATTCGAACGACACCGGGCTTTCCGCCACGCGCGGCGCCGCGATCAGGCGCGAGGCCGCCGGCGTCAAGCCGGCCAGCGCGAATTCGTCGACCTCGGGCGGCGCCGCGGTGCAACTGATGTTCATCTGCTCGGCCAGCGCGCGCGTCGCCAGGTTCCAGCCGAACTCGCCGGTCTGCTCGATGTTGCGCAGCGAATCCTTGTAGCCGATGCTGGCGAAGCCGATGATCGGCGGCGTGTAGTTGAAGGCGTTGAAAAAGCTGTAGGGCGCCAGGTTGAGGATGCCGTCGCCGCTCCTGGACGAGATCCAGCCGATCGGGCGCGGGCCGACGATGGCGTTGAAGGGGTCGTGCGGCAGGCCGTGGCCGGCGCGCGGTTCGTAGAAATGGATGGTGTCGCTCATGCGGGCTCCTCGGGTGAAAACCGCACGATAAACGATTGCGCCGATGTGCGTACGTCCGGGTCCGCTACGCGCGCCGGCGCGGCCGCTCACGGCGGATCGGAAGATGCCGCCTGCGTGGATGCGCCGGCATCCGCTTCGCCATCGGCATCGCCCTGCTGGCGCCGGCGCCGGCCCATGTTGGCGGCCACCACGCCCACGCCCAGCAGTGCCAGGCTCAGCATCGCGCCCACCGAGGGCGCCGACAGCCAGCGCAGCGGCTGGCCCGGCGTCTCGCACGGTTCCTGCTGCGGCGGGTCGGACGGGCCCTCGCTTTGCGCCGGTGCGGCGTCCTCGCCGGCGAAGAACGCGACCAGCGTCGCGGTGAAGGCGGCGACGTCCTGCGGACCGCGGCCCGACAGCCAGCGCCCGTCGCGCACCACGTCCTGGTTCAGCCAGGTGGCGCCGGCGTTGACCAGGTCGTCGCGGATGCCGGGCCAGGCGCTCAAGGTGCGGCCTTGCAGCAGCCCGATCGAGGCCAGCAGCAGCGGCGCCTGCGACAGCGTGGCGACCGGCTTGCCGGCGGCGTCGACCTGGCGTACGAAGTCGCGCGCGGCGTCCGACTGGCGCAGCGAATCGGGCGCGATGAATCCGCCCGGCAGCAGCAGGCCGTCGTAGTCGGCCACGCGCGCATCGCCCACCGCCTTGTCGACCCGCAGCAATTCGCCCGACTGGTGCACGTGCATGCCGCGGATGCGGCCGCCGCGCAGGGCGATGACCTCGACCTGGGCGCCGGCCGCCTTCAGGGCCGCCACCGGCGTTTCCAGCTCGGCCTGCTCGAAGCCGTTCGCCGCCAGCACGGCGATGCGCTTTCCCGCGAGTTTGCCCGGTTCGCCCATGATGCCCTCCATTGCGTCCACCCCGTACAGAGTTGCTGGAGGCGGCTTTGGTTCCGGCCTGCCGCGATTGCCGACGTTGCGGCGGCGCGCCGGATGAGGCAATGTTGTTGCCGCAAAAACGTCGTCCCCGCGCAGGCGGGGACCCATGCCGAGTAACCGAAGTCAATATGCACGCACCTCGATTCCGTTACTGTCAGCTTGGGTCCCCGCCTTCGCGGGGACGACGGGGAGATTCGCGGCAGCGTCAATGGCTTGCCGCGGGTACTTCACCAGCTGCTTACCACCAGGCGATATACACCGCCGCCACCAGCACGCACACGATCGCCGAACCCACGGCGAAGCCGCCGTCGACGCGGAACATGCGGCGGTCGATGACCATGCGCTTGGCTTCGGCTTCGCTGCGGTTGCCGCTCAGGCTCAGCAGGACCATGCCGGCGACCACAAGCAGGAACACGATCAGCATGCGGTCCAGGAACGGGATCTCGTACACGCCGGCGCCGTTGTCCACGGCGAAGCCGATCGGGGCCAGGAAGTGCAGGTCCATCATCCCCGGCAGGAACTTCAGGACGATCGAGAACACCAGGCCGCCGACGGTGGCGAACATCGCCGCTGCGGACGTCGTCTTCTTCCAGAAGAAGCCCAGCAGGAACATGGCCAGGATGCCCGGCGAGACGAAGCCGGTGTATTCCTGGATGTACTGGAAGCCGCCTTTCTTGTCGATGCCCAGCATCGGCGCGATCACCACCGCCAGGATCATCGCGACCACCACGGTGACGCGGCCGATCCACACCATGCGCTGTTCGCTGGCTTCGCGGTTGAAGTTCTTCTTGTAGATGTCGAGGGTGAAGATGGTGGCGATCGAGTTGGCCTTGCCGGCCAGCGAGGCGACCACGGCTGCGGTCAGGGCGGCAAAGGCGACGCCTTTCAGGCCGGTCGGCAGCAGGGCCAGCAGGGTCGGGTAGGCGCGGTCCGGATTCAGCTCGCCGCCCTGGCGCATGGCGTCGCCCAGCGCGCCGCTCTTGTCCAGCGCGTAGGCGGCGATACCCGGCAGCACCACGATCACCGGCATCAAGAGTTTCAGGAACGCCGCGAACAGGATGCCCTTGCGCGCGGTCGGCAGGTCGGCGCCGAGGGCGCGCTGGGTGATGTACTGGTTGCAGCCCCAGTAGTTCAGGTTGACGATCCACATGCCGCCGATCAGCGTCGACAGGCCCGGCAGGTCCATGTAGTTGGCATTGCCGCGGGTGAGCACCATGTCGAAGTGTTCGCCGGCGCGCTTGAACAGCTCGCTGGCGCCCTGCACCGAACCGTGGCCGCCGCCCAGCTTGGCCACCAGGTCGAGCGCGATCCAGGTGGTGACCAGGCCGCCGACCACCAGGCACAGCACCTGGATCACGTCGGTGTAGCCGATCACCTTCATGCCGCCCAGTGTGATGATGGCGGCGAACACCGCTAGGAAGATCATGCAGGCGAACACGTTCAGGCCGGCGATGCTGGAGATCGCCAGCGCGCCCAGGTACAGGATCGAGGTCAGGTTGACCACGACGTACAGGCCGAGCCAGAACAGCGCCATCGTGGTGGCCACGGCCTTGCCGTAGCGCTGCTCGAGGAACTGGGGCATCGTGTAGATGTGGTTCTTCAGGTACACCGGCATGAAGAACACGGCGACGATGATGAGGGTGGCCGCCGCCATCAGTTCGTACACGGCGATCGCCATGCCGATGCGGTAGCCGGAGCCGCTCATGCCGATGAACTGCTCGGCCGAGATATTGGACGCGATCAGCGAGGCGCCGATGGCCCACCAGGTGAGGGAACCTTCAGCCAGGAAGTAGTCGTGCGAGGCGCGCCCGGAGGTGCTTTTCTTGCGCCGGTATACCCAGATGCCGTAGGCCGCGACGACCACGAAGTAGACCAGGAAGACGAATGAATCGAGGGTGGAAAATGGAGTCATGAATTATGCGCTCAGGATGTCTCGGGGCGCATGGGTGCGGGCGGCCCGTGCGCTTGTTATGTCGTCGGCCGGCCTCGCGAAAGGCCGGCCAGCGCGCCGCCAGGAACCTGTCCTGGGGCAGCCGCTGCCCGCCGTCATGTAATCGATTACATACAGCTTATCGAAAATACCATATGTTGCCGGGCCGAACAAAGTTTTTTTGTATTCCCGCCATCATCATAGCGATAATTCGATCGCGCGCCGAACTAATCGTCATGTTTGCGCAACGGGGCCGGGCGCGGCGGCGTTGTCCATCGCCGGCATTGTAGGGGAGCTTTCTGGCGGCAGACCGCGGCGGACCGAAACGCTCATACACTTGATTCGAACACGGTTTCGAGCCGGTCACAGGCGCGGTTCGGTCGCGCGCATGATCGCGGCGCGAGCACGAGCCCGGCGCGCGCATGCGCCGTCGTGCGCCGCCGCCGCGTCCGCGCCGCCATTGCCTGTAGCCATGAATTGCGACATGATGGCGCTCCGCCGGCCCGGCCCGGCATGAAAAACACAAGGAGCATCGCGCCATGAGACACCGCATCCCGTTCGCCGTATTACCCATCACCGGCGCCCACGGCGCGCGGGGCCGCCGTCCTGCGGCCGCAGCGCTGGCCGCCGCGCTCGGCCTGCCGCTGCTGCTGGCCGGGTGCGCCACCGCGGGCGCCGGCGCGGCCGCCGTGCCGGCAGGCGGCGCCGGGCTGCAGGTGCGTCTCGACACCGGCACGCTGGAAGGGCGCGCCGGCGCGGACGGCGTGCGCGCCTTCAAGGGCATCCCGTACGCGGCGGCGCCGGTGGGCGCGCTGCGCTGGCAGGCGCCGCAGGCGGCGCCGCGCTGGGACGGCGTGCGCCGGGCCGATGCCTTCGGCGCGCGCTGCATGCAGCTGCCGCTGTTCGCGGACATGGTGTTCCGCTCGAACGGCGTCAGCGAGGATTGCCTGTACCTGAACGTGTGGACACCGGCGGCGCCGGCCGCCACCGGCGAGGGACAGGGCTTGCCGGTGCTGGTGTACTTCTACGGCGGCGGCCTAGTGGCCGGCGACGGTTCCGAGCCGCGCTACGACGGCGCCGCCATGGCGCGCCAGGGCATCGTGGCCATCACCGTCAACTACCGCCTCGGCCTGTTCGGCTTCCTGGCGCATCCGGAACTGAGCGCCGAGTCGCCGCACCGGGCGTCCGGCAACTACGGCTTCATGGACCAGGCGGCGGCGCTGCAATGGGTGCGCCGCAACGCCGCGGCGTTCGGCGGCGACCCGCGCCGCGTCACCATCGCCGGCGAATCGGCCGGCTCGTATTCGGTGAGCGTGCAGATGGCCTCGCCGCTGGCGAAAGACCTGATCGCCGGCGCCATCGGCGAGAGCGGCGCGCTGCTGGGCATGAACGCGCTGCCGACGCTGGCCGAGGCCGAAGCCGCCGGCCGCCAGCTGGGCAACCAGCTGGGCAACCAGCTGGGCGCGCCGACGCTGGCGCAGCTGCGCGCGCTGCCGGCGCAGGCGCTGCTGGACGCCGGCACGCGTCCGGATGCGGTGCGCGCCGGCGCCATCGTCGACGGCTACGTGCTGCCGCAGGCGCCCGCGGCCATCTACGGCGCCGGACGCCAGGCCCACGTGCCGCTGCTGGCCGGCTGGAATTCGGCCGAGGGCGGCGCGGGCAGCATCCTCGGAGACGGCAAGGGCGGCGCCGCGCCCACCGAGGCCGATTTCATGGCCGGCCTGCGCCGCCTGTACGGCGCGCGCGCCGCGGACGCGCGCCGCGCCTACGCCGGCGACGTGGACAGCGCAGCGCGCGAGCTGGCCAGCGACCGCTTCATCGGCTTCGGCACCTGGCGCTGGATCGACCTGCACGCGCGCAGCGGCGGCCAGCCGGTGTACCGCTATTACTACACCCAGCCGCGCCCGGCCAGCCGCGCCGGGGCGCCGGCGGCGACCGGCGCCGCCCATTCGGTGGAAATCGAGTACGTGCTGGGCAACCTGGACGGCAATCCGGTGTATGCCTGGACGCCGGCGGACGTGGCCTTGTCGCGCCAGGCGCAGGCGTATTTCGCCAACTTCGTCAAGACCGGCAACCCGAACGGCGCCGGCCTGCCGCACTGGCCGGCCCTGGACCGGCGCGGCGCCGGCAGCGGCAGTGCGCTGATGGTGCTGGGCGTGCCGTCGCACGCGGTGGAAGCGGCCGATGGGGCGCACCATGCATTCCATGAAAGCATGGGGCCACGTTGATGCGCAAGGAACCGCAAGTGCGCGGGCTGGACGCATGAGAAATTCGGCGGTATGCGAGGGGCATGTGAAAAATACCGTCAAGTCAGTAAAATCGCTACAAGACGGTTGCACCCGCCGGTGCTAGTATCGGTTAAATATTTGCCCAAATGGAATTTTAACTGCGGCTGCCGACGGTGGCCGCGCTGCAGGACCTAGCGCGATGGCCGGCACCAGCGGCCGGCCATCCCGAGCCGATGTACCTGGCGCCAGGCGGGCAAGCCTTTACTTTCCCGACTTATGGCCGACTTCCTTTATCGTCTGCATGCACTGCGTCCGCGCGGCCTGGCCGGCTACCTGGCCCTGGCGTTTTCCGCCCTGTCGATCGTATTGACGGTGGTCGTGGTCGCCGTGGTCGAACGGGAAGCCAGCCGGCACGTCACCCAGACCATCGGGCATGGCTTGGGCGAACTGGCGTTGCAGGCATCCGACAAGCTCGACCGTGGCATGTTCGAGCGCTACCGCGAGGTCAGCCTGATCGCCCGGCGCTTTTCGCGCGCCGACGCCGATCTCAGCCACGACGGCCTGCGCGCGCTGCTGGACGACGTGCGCGACACCTATTCCTACTACAGCTGGATCGGGCTGACGGACCTGCAGGGCAAGGTGATGGTCTCGGCCGGCGGCCTGCTGGAAGGCGCCGACGTCTCCCGCCGCCCATGGTTCAAGGAAGGCGGCAGCGGCGGCCACGTGGGCGACGTGCACGAGGCGCTGTTGCTGGCCAGGCTGCTGCCGCAGCATGGCAGCGAGCCGGTGCGCTTCGTCGACGTGGCCTTTCCCATTTACGACCTGGACGGCCGGCCGACCGGCGTGCTGGGCGCGCACCTGTCGTGGCAGTGGGCGCGCGACGTCGAGCGCTCGATCATCGCGCCGCTGCAGAGCCAGCGCAACGTCGATGCGTTGATCGTCGGCGCCAACGGCACCGTGCTGCTGGGGCCGCCGGAGCTGCTGGGCGCGCGCATCGACGTCGGCAGGCTGCGCGTGCGCCATCCGGGCGCGCAATCCGGCTACGCGCTGCAGCGCTGGCCGGACGGCAAGACCTACATGGTCGGCTTCAGCCGCTCGCGCGGCTACGCCGATTACCCCGGCCTGGGCTGGACCGTGCTGGTGCGCGAGGACCTGGACAGCGCCTTCGTGCCGGTGCGGCGCCTGCGCAGCTACGGCCTGTGGAGCGGCGTCGCGCTGGCGCTGCTGTTCTCGCTGGCCGGCGTGTTCCTGGCGCGCTGGATCACGCGCCCGCTGATGCAGCTGAAGCGGGAAGCGGCGCGCATCCAGGATGGCGACGGCACCGCGCTGACGGCGCGCATGCGCGGCTACGACGAGGTGCAGACGCTGACGCGCGCCCTGAACAACCTGCTGCTGGTGCTGCAGCGGCGCCAGGCCCAGATGGAAGAGCTCAACCTGACGCTGGAACAGCGCGTGGAAGACCGCACCCAGGCGCTGGCCCAGGCGCTGGCCGCGGTGCAGCGCAACGAGCAGCGCATCGCCACCATCATCGAGACGGCGCAGGACGCCTTCATCGGCATCGACCTGCGGGGGATGGTGATCGACTGGAGTTCGCAGGCGGAGCGCCTGTTCGGCTGGTCGCACGGCGAGGCGCTCGGCCGCTCGCTGGGCGAGCTGGTGGTGCCGCAGCGCTTCCAGTGCAGTTTCGCCAAGGCGCTGCAGCGCTTCCACGACACCGGTCACCTCGGCATCTTCGAGCGCCGCGCAGAGCGCATCGTGCGCGACCGCCGCGGCAACGAGCTGTCGGTGGAAATGACGGTGCGCCTGGCCGGCGCCGACGGCGCGCGCTTCTTCAGCATCTTCGTGCACGACATTTCGCTGCGCAAGAAGGTCGAGCAGATGAAGAACGAGCTGGTGGCCACCGTGTCGCACGAGCTGCGCACGCCGCTGACCTCGATGCGCGCCTCGCTGTCGCTGCTGGCCTCGAATGCCATCGACGGCGTGCCGGACGACGCGCGCGAACTGGTCGACATCGCCCACCGCCATTGCGAGCGCCTGGTGCGCATGGTGAACGACATGCTCGACGTGCAGAAGATCGAATCGGGCAAGGTCCAGCTGAACCGCAGCATGCAGCCGGTGCTGCCGGTGGTGCGCGACGCGGTGGCGGCGATGCAGGGCTACGCGCAGCAGGCCGGCGTCGAGATCGTGTGCGGCGGCAGCTGCGACGAGGCGCTGCGCGCCGAGGTCGACGGCGACCGCCTGACCCAGGTGATCACCAACCTGCTGTCGAACGCCATCAAGTTCTCGCCGCCGGGCGAGCGCGTCGTGGTCGAACTGGGCCGCCACCGCGAGGGCCTGCGCCTGGCGGTGCTGGACCGCGGCCCCGGCATCCCGGCGGATTTCCGCAGCCAGATCTTCGGGCGCTTCGCCCAGGCCGACGACGAGGGCGTGCGCCGCCAGGGTTCGGGGCTGGGCCTGTCGATCAGCAAGACCATCGTCGAAGAGCATGGCGGACACCTCGGCTTCAGCGACCGCGAGGGCGGCGGCACCGCGTTCCACGTCTACCTGCCCTTGGCGGGAAGCGAATGACCCGGCCTGGAAATGCCGAAAAGACCAACGCTGTTGCCTTGATGCATCATATTTGTCGGATTTATCGGAATTTCTGTTTTCGCATTTGCCGAATTCAATGTTTTCTGTCATAGTTGTCGTACGGCAATTAATGCCCGGTTCACTCGTACAGGAGACATCATGTTGGCACCGACCTTCCGCAAGTTCGTATTCGGCGCAATCGCCGTGGCAATGCTGCCGGGCCTGGCCAGCGCCGCCGCTTACAGCAACGGCAGCCAGACGTCGAGCTTCGACGTCACCATGAAGATCGTTGCCGACTGCACCATCGCCGCCAACGGCCTGGATTTCGGCCAGACCCAGGGCGTGCTGGCGCGGACCGTCACCGCCTCGTCGGCGATCAACGTCACCTGCACCAACACCACGCCGTACAACGTCGGCCTGAACGCCGGCACCGGCGCCGGCTCCAGCGGCACCGCGCGCTACCTGAGCGGCACCGGCGCCAACACCAACACGGTGCGCTTCAACCTGTACCAGGCGCCGGGCGCCACCCTGTGGGGCAACACGCAGGGCACCGACACCATGGCCGGCACCGGCAGCGGCGCGCTGCAGACGCTGACCGTGTACGGCGAAATCCCGGCGCAGGCGTCGCCGGCGCCGGACAGCTACAAATCGACCATCACCGCCACCGTCTACTTCTGACCCGCATGCCGTTCGTGCAGGATCGCACCGTCATGGCCATCCCGACCCCGCACCCTTGCGCGCCCGCCGCGCCGCAGCCGCCGGCGCCGCTGCGCGCGCACCTGTTGCGCTACCTGGCCGGTTGCCTGGCGGCGACGCTGCTGGCGGCGCTGCTGGCCTGCATGCTGGCGCGCCCGGCCGCCGCCGCCAACCTGCAGATCTCGCCGGTCTCGATCCAGTTCGCGCGCGGCCAGGGCGCGGCCGGCATCACCTTGCAGAACCAGGGCGACGATGCGCTGTTCGGCCAGGCGCGCGTGTACGTGTGGGAGCAGCGCGACGGCCAGGACGTGCTCACCCCCGCCACCGACCTGGTGGCCAGCCCGCCGGTGATGGAGATCGCCGCGCGCAGCAGCCAGACCATCCGCCTGGTGCGGCGCGGCGCGGCCGCGGGCGGCGACGCTGCCGAGCGCAGCTACCGCATCCTGATCGACGAACTGCCGCGCGGCGAGGAAGCCGGCGGCGTGGCGATCCGCCTGCAATACTCGGTGCCGGTGTTCGCCGCTCCCGCCGACGCCGGCGCCGCGCCGCGCCTTTCCTGGGACGTGTACCGCAAGGACGGCGCCTGGATGCTGCGCGTGCGTAACGACGGCGCCCTGCATGCGCAGATCGGCGCCACCGTATTGCGCGGCGCCGACGGCAAGGACCTGCAGGTCAGCAAGGGCCTGCTCGGCTACGCGCTGGCCGGCAAGACGCGCGAATGGCGCCTGCCGGTGGACGGCGCGCTGGACATGGGCGCGCCCGGCGCCGCGCTGGCGGTCAGCGCCAGCGTGAATGCCCAGCCGGTGAGCGCCAGCGCCAGCGTGCGGCGGGAGTGAGCACGGCGGCGTGGCGGGCATGGCGGCAGGCGCGCGGCGCCGGAGAGCGGACGGCGGCGCGGCGCGGCGCCGCATGGCGGCCTGCCTGCGCCGGCTGCGGGCGCTGCCGGCGGCGCTGCTGCTGTTGCCGGCCTTGTGCGCCGTCGGCGCCTTCTGTCTCTGCTTCTGCGCGCAGGCCCGCGCCGCCGCGCTTCCCGAGCTTGCGCCGTCCGCCGCCGATGCCGCCAATGTTGCCGGTGCCGCCGATGGCGCCCGCGCCGCCGCGCCGCAAGGGGCAGCGCCCGCGGCCGAACTCTACCTGGAAGTCAGCGTGAACGGCGCCGCCAGCGGCCTGGTGCTGCCGTTCCGCCAGGGGCCGCACGGCCTGACGGGGAGCGTGCAGGACCTGCGCGAGCTCGGTTTGGACCCGCAGCTGTTCGGCGTGGCCGGCCAGGAGCGCTTCGCCCTCGACGCGGTGCCAGGGTTGACCTATGCCTACGACGCCGCCGCCCAGACCCTCGACCTGCGCCTGGGCGACGCCCTGCGCAAGCCGCTGCAGTTGCGCGCGCGCGCCGACACGGTGCGCCCGCGCGCGCCGGCCGTCCTCGGGGCGGACCGGGGCCTGCTGCTCAACTACGACCTGTTCGCGCAGCCCGGCGCCGGCGCCCGCGTGGCGGCGCTGAACGAGCTGCGCGTCTTCGGCCCGTCCGGGGTGTTCAGCAGCAGCGGCAACGCCATCCTGCATGGCGGCAACGGCGGCAGCGGCCGCGGCTGCGGCTACGTGCGCTACGACAGCGCCTGGACCTGGTCCAGCCCGGACAGCCTGCAGACGCTGCAGGTGGGCGACTTCGTCACGCCGGCGCTGGGCTGGACCCGTTCGCTGCGCATGGGCGGCATCGAATGGCGCCGCAACTTCGATCTGCGCCCGGACATGCTGACCTATCCGCTGGCCGCGCTCAAGGGCTCGGCGGTGGTGCCCAGCAACGTCAGCCTGTATGTCAACGGCGTCGAGCAATTCAATGCGCCGGTGCCGGGCGGGCCGTTCGTGGTCGACCAGGTGGCGGGCCTGAACGGCGCCGGCCAGGCCACCATCGTCACCCGCGATGCGCTCGGGCGCGCGGTGTCGCAGTCGGTGCCGCTGTACGTCGACACGCGCCTGCTGGCGTCCGGCCTGTCCGATTTCGCCTTCTCGCTGGGCGCGCTGCGGCGCGACTACGGCATCCGCTCGTTCGGCTACGGCGGCGCGCCGGCCGCCACCGGCTCGCTGCGGCGCGGCTGGTCGGATGCGCTGACGCTGGAAGCGCACGCCGAACTGGGGCGCGGCCTGGCCAATGGCGGCGCCGGCGCGCTGCTGCGCCTGGGCGCCAGCGGCGGCGTGCTGAGCGCGTCGCTGGCCGCCAGCGGCCGCAACCAGGGCGAGGGCCGCGGCCAGGGCGGCGTGCAGGCCGGCATCGGCTACCAGTACGTGGCGCCGCGCGTGGCGCTTGACCTGCAGAGCCGGCGCGCCAGCCGCGCCTACGCCGACCTCGGCACGCTCGAGGGCACGCCGGTGGCGCGCGTGGACGAGCGCGCCAGCCTCAGCGTCGGCCTGCCGT
The genomic region above belongs to Massilia forsythiae and contains:
- a CDS encoding VOC family protein translates to MVSKNTICLWYDGAALDAARFYAETFPDSAVGAVRHAPGDYPSGKAGDVLVVEFSVLGIPCIGMNGGPGVPHTLAFSFQVATGDQAETDRYWNAIVGNGGEENECGWCKDRWGMSWQITPRVLTDGLADPDPAVARRVFAAMMTMRKIDVAAIEAARRG
- a CDS encoding flavin reductase family protein; the protein is MSDTIHFYEPRAGHGLPHDPFNAIVGPRPIGWISSRSGDGILNLAPYSFFNAFNYTPPIIGFASIGYKDSLRNIEQTGEFGWNLATRALAEQMNISCTAAPPEVDEFALAGLTPAASRLIAAPRVAESPVSFECRLTQIVQLQRADGATVPTWLVLGEVVGVHIDRSLLKDGVYDTAAAAPILRGGGPADYFSIGPEQLFKMSRPG
- a CDS encoding type 1 glutamine amidotransferase domain-containing protein encodes the protein MGEPGKLAGKRIAVLAANGFEQAELETPVAALKAAGAQVEVIALRGGRIRGMHVHQSGELLRVDKAVGDARVADYDGLLLPGGFIAPDSLRQSDAARDFVRQVDAAGKPVATLSQAPLLLASIGLLQGRTLSAWPGIRDDLVNAGATWLNQDVVRDGRWLSGRGPQDVAAFTATLVAFFAGEDAAPAQSEGPSDPPQQEPCETPGQPLRWLSAPSVGAMLSLALLGVGVVAANMGRRRRQQGDADGEADAGASTQAASSDPP
- a CDS encoding sodium/sugar symporter, yielding MTPFSTLDSFVFLVYFVVVAAYGIWVYRRKKSTSGRASHDYFLAEGSLTWWAIGASLIASNISAEQFIGMSGSGYRIGMAIAVYELMAAATLIIVAVFFMPVYLKNHIYTMPQFLEQRYGKAVATTMALFWLGLYVVVNLTSILYLGALAISSIAGLNVFACMIFLAVFAAIITLGGMKVIGYTDVIQVLCLVVGGLVTTWIALDLVAKLGGGHGSVQGASELFKRAGEHFDMVLTRGNANYMDLPGLSTLIGGMWIVNLNYWGCNQYITQRALGADLPTARKGILFAAFLKLLMPVIVVLPGIAAYALDKSGALGDAMRQGGELNPDRAYPTLLALLPTGLKGVAFAALTAAVVASLAGKANSIATIFTLDIYKKNFNREASEQRMVWIGRVTVVVAMILAVVIAPMLGIDKKGGFQYIQEYTGFVSPGILAMFLLGFFWKKTTSAAAMFATVGGLVFSIVLKFLPGMMDLHFLAPIGFAVDNGAGVYEIPFLDRMLIVFLLVVAGMVLLSLSGNRSEAEAKRMVIDRRMFRVDGGFAVGSAIVCVLVAAVYIAWW
- a CDS encoding carboxylesterase/lipase family protein codes for the protein MRHRIPFAVLPITGAHGARGRRPAAAALAAALGLPLLLAGCATAGAGAAAVPAGGAGLQVRLDTGTLEGRAGADGVRAFKGIPYAAAPVGALRWQAPQAAPRWDGVRRADAFGARCMQLPLFADMVFRSNGVSEDCLYLNVWTPAAPAATGEGQGLPVLVYFYGGGLVAGDGSEPRYDGAAMARQGIVAITVNYRLGLFGFLAHPELSAESPHRASGNYGFMDQAAALQWVRRNAAAFGGDPRRVTIAGESAGSYSVSVQMASPLAKDLIAGAIGESGALLGMNALPTLAEAEAAGRQLGNQLGNQLGAPTLAQLRALPAQALLDAGTRPDAVRAGAIVDGYVLPQAPAAIYGAGRQAHVPLLAGWNSAEGGAGSILGDGKGGAAPTEADFMAGLRRLYGARAADARRAYAGDVDSAARELASDRFIGFGTWRWIDLHARSGGQPVYRYYYTQPRPASRAGAPAATGAAHSVEIEYVLGNLDGNPVYAWTPADVALSRQAQAYFANFVKTGNPNGAGLPHWPALDRRGAGSGSALMVLGVPSHAVEAADGAHHAFHESMGPR
- a CDS encoding sensor histidine kinase produces the protein MADFLYRLHALRPRGLAGYLALAFSALSIVLTVVVVAVVEREASRHVTQTIGHGLGELALQASDKLDRGMFERYREVSLIARRFSRADADLSHDGLRALLDDVRDTYSYYSWIGLTDLQGKVMVSAGGLLEGADVSRRPWFKEGGSGGHVGDVHEALLLARLLPQHGSEPVRFVDVAFPIYDLDGRPTGVLGAHLSWQWARDVERSIIAPLQSQRNVDALIVGANGTVLLGPPELLGARIDVGRLRVRHPGAQSGYALQRWPDGKTYMVGFSRSRGYADYPGLGWTVLVREDLDSAFVPVRRLRSYGLWSGVALALLFSLAGVFLARWITRPLMQLKREAARIQDGDGTALTARMRGYDEVQTLTRALNNLLLVLQRRQAQMEELNLTLEQRVEDRTQALAQALAAVQRNEQRIATIIETAQDAFIGIDLRGMVIDWSSQAERLFGWSHGEALGRSLGELVVPQRFQCSFAKALQRFHDTGHLGIFERRAERIVRDRRGNELSVEMTVRLAGADGARFFSIFVHDISLRKKVEQMKNELVATVSHELRTPLTSMRASLSLLASNAIDGVPDDARELVDIAHRHCERLVRMVNDMLDVQKIESGKVQLNRSMQPVLPVVRDAVAAMQGYAQQAGVEIVCGGSCDEALRAEVDGDRLTQVITNLLSNAIKFSPPGERVVVELGRHREGLRLAVLDRGPGIPADFRSQIFGRFAQADDEGVRRQGSGLGLSISKTIVEEHGGHLGFSDREGGGTAFHVYLPLAGSE
- a CDS encoding Csu type fimbrial protein — translated: MLPGLASAAAYSNGSQTSSFDVTMKIVADCTIAANGLDFGQTQGVLARTVTASSAINVTCTNTTPYNVGLNAGTGAGSSGTARYLSGTGANTNTVRFNLYQAPGATLWGNTQGTDTMAGTGSGALQTLTVYGEIPAQASPAPDSYKSTITATVYF
- a CDS encoding fimbrial biogenesis chaperone, whose amino-acid sequence is MAIPTPHPCAPAAPQPPAPLRAHLLRYLAGCLAATLLAALLACMLARPAAAANLQISPVSIQFARGQGAAGITLQNQGDDALFGQARVYVWEQRDGQDVLTPATDLVASPPVMEIAARSSQTIRLVRRGAAAGGDAAERSYRILIDELPRGEEAGGVAIRLQYSVPVFAAPADAGAAPRLSWDVYRKDGAWMLRVRNDGALHAQIGATVLRGADGKDLQVSKGLLGYALAGKTREWRLPVDGALDMGAPGAALAVSASVNAQPVSASASVRRE